The following proteins are encoded in a genomic region of Nocardioides renjunii:
- a CDS encoding acetate/propionate family kinase: MTRRVLVLNAGSSSLKYRLLDGVSGVAEASGSVERIGEDSGTLTHSVGGQDHTEERRVADFEDALRSALGAFDRHGPPIDQDSLAAVGHRVVHGGDLFAEPVLVDDRLLDTVEDLVPLAPLHNPANLEGLRVAQRLFPDVPQVAVFDTAFHQTMPERAYTYAVPASWREEHRIRRYGFHGTSYAFVSRRAAELLGRAVEDTNLVVLHLGNGASAAAVRGGRSVDTSMGFTPLEGLVMGTRSGDVDPAIHGHLHRELGWSLDEIDRALYRESGLLGLSGANDFREVTRRRAAGDEAATLAFDVYAYRVRKYVGAYYAALGELDAVVLTGGVGQHSAELRAAALGGLERLGIVLDPARNEARATDARAVTADGSAVAVLVVPTDEEWEIARQALEVVEA; encoded by the coding sequence GTGACGCGGCGGGTGCTGGTCCTCAACGCCGGGTCGTCGTCGCTGAAGTACCGTCTCCTCGACGGCGTCTCCGGCGTCGCCGAGGCGTCCGGCTCGGTGGAGCGGATCGGCGAGGACAGCGGGACGCTCACGCACTCCGTCGGCGGGCAGGACCACACGGAGGAGCGTCGGGTCGCGGACTTCGAGGACGCGCTGCGCTCGGCCCTGGGCGCCTTCGACCGCCACGGCCCGCCCATCGACCAGGACAGCCTGGCCGCGGTGGGTCACCGGGTCGTGCACGGCGGGGACCTCTTCGCCGAGCCGGTCCTGGTCGACGACCGCCTGCTCGACACCGTCGAGGACCTCGTCCCGCTGGCGCCGCTGCACAACCCGGCCAACCTGGAGGGCCTGCGGGTCGCGCAGCGGCTGTTCCCCGACGTGCCGCAGGTCGCGGTCTTCGACACCGCCTTCCACCAGACGATGCCCGAGCGCGCCTACACCTACGCGGTGCCGGCGAGCTGGCGCGAGGAGCACCGCATCCGGCGCTACGGCTTCCACGGCACGTCGTACGCCTTCGTCTCGCGCCGCGCCGCGGAGCTGCTCGGACGGGCGGTCGAGGACACGAACCTCGTGGTGCTGCACCTGGGCAACGGCGCGTCGGCCGCGGCCGTCCGCGGCGGCCGGTCGGTGGACACGTCCATGGGGTTCACCCCGCTCGAGGGGCTGGTGATGGGCACCCGCTCCGGTGACGTCGACCCGGCGATCCACGGCCACCTGCACCGCGAGCTCGGCTGGTCGCTGGACGAGATCGACCGGGCGCTCTACCGCGAGTCGGGCCTGCTCGGGCTGTCCGGCGCCAACGACTTCCGCGAGGTGACCCGGCGTCGGGCGGCCGGCGACGAGGCCGCCACGCTGGCCTTCGACGTCTACGCCTATCGCGTGCGCAAGTACGTCGGGGCCTACTACGCCGCGCTCGGCGAGCTGGACGCCGTCGTCCTCACCGGCGGCGTCGGGCAGCACAGTGCCGAGCTGCGCGCCGCCGCCCTCGGCGGGCTGGAGCGGCTCGGGATCGTGCTCGACCCCGCACGCAACGAGGCCCGGGCGACGGACGCCCGCGCAGTCACGGCCGACGGGTCGGCCGTCGCCGTGCTCGTCGTGCCCACCGACGAGGAGTGGGAGATCGCCCGGCAGGCCCTGGAGGTCGTGGAGGCCTAG
- a CDS encoding LysR family transcriptional regulator, which yields MLDLHRLRLLREVHVRGTLHAAAGALGYSPSAISQHLAVLEREAGAPLLERVGRRVRLTDAGHVLVRHADLLLEGVEAAEAEVAAVAAGRLTGTVRISAFQSAFLRIVAPAVGVLADSHPGIRVEATETEVELAVPALRLQQLDVLVGDEYDGQPRVVHPELERQPVLREAINVVLPAGHPRASAAHVDLADLADLRWAACQPGTGHHEMHLRACREIGRFEPDLRYTSDDFAILLELVRTTGAGALLPDLAVGSVAPGVAVRPLRSGHLGREVFLLTRRARTPTVAAVARSLGVVGREAAGSPPPPAGS from the coding sequence ATGCTCGACCTCCACCGCCTCCGCCTGCTGCGCGAGGTCCACGTCCGCGGCACGCTGCACGCGGCAGCCGGCGCGCTCGGCTACTCCCCCAGCGCGATCTCGCAGCACCTCGCGGTCCTCGAGCGCGAGGCCGGGGCGCCGCTCCTCGAGCGCGTGGGCCGTCGGGTCCGGCTCACCGACGCCGGCCACGTCCTCGTGCGGCACGCCGACCTGCTGCTCGAGGGCGTGGAGGCGGCCGAGGCGGAGGTCGCCGCCGTGGCCGCGGGCAGGCTCACGGGGACCGTGCGGATCTCGGCGTTCCAGTCCGCCTTCCTCAGGATCGTGGCCCCGGCCGTCGGGGTGCTGGCCGACTCGCACCCGGGCATCCGGGTCGAGGCGACCGAGACCGAGGTGGAGCTGGCCGTGCCTGCCCTGCGCCTGCAGCAGCTCGACGTCCTCGTGGGTGACGAGTACGACGGCCAGCCACGGGTCGTGCACCCCGAGCTCGAGCGGCAGCCGGTCCTGCGCGAGGCCATCAACGTGGTCCTGCCCGCCGGGCACCCGCGCGCGTCCGCGGCGCACGTCGACCTCGCCGACCTGGCCGACCTGCGGTGGGCCGCCTGCCAGCCGGGCACGGGCCACCACGAGATGCACCTGCGTGCCTGCCGGGAGATCGGCCGGTTCGAGCCGGACCTCCGCTACACCTCCGACGACTTCGCCATCCTCCTCGAGCTGGTGCGCACGACCGGTGCGGGGGCCCTCCTCCCGGACCTCGCCGTGGGGTCCGTCGCGCCGGGGGTGGCCGTGCGACCGCTCAGGTCCGGCCATCTCGGCCGCGAGGTCTTCCTCCTCACCCGGCGCGCCCGGACCCCGACCGTGGCGGCGGTCGCTCGCAGCCTCGGCGTGGTGGGGCGGGAGGCTGCCGGGAGCCCGCCGCCGCCCGCGGGGTCCTAG
- a CDS encoding DMT family transporter, whose amino-acid sequence MGPLACLLSAVAFGVMAVFAKLAYDDGVTLEALLLVRFGVAGALLLTVAGLRRRFRGTSRRAVVAGLLMGAVGYAAQAGLYFGALTRVDASQVALVFCVYPLLVMVAAVLTGRERASRTRGAALAVALLGVALVLGGASADGFDAGGAALALGSAVVYSVYILVGDRVAAADPLAFAALVCCGAFGTFAVWSAARGVPDLAFPATGWLWLLLIALVSTVAAIVLFFFGLARVGPTVASILSIVEPVVTVTGAALVFGESLSVRQACGGLLVLGAVAIVQWPRPRAASPAGGGPGRTADPVPRGSDAVSPR is encoded by the coding sequence ATGGGACCTCTGGCGTGCCTCCTCTCCGCCGTCGCGTTCGGCGTGATGGCCGTCTTCGCCAAACTGGCCTACGACGACGGCGTGACGCTCGAGGCCCTGCTGCTCGTCCGGTTCGGGGTCGCCGGGGCCTTGTTGCTGACCGTCGCCGGTCTCCGGAGGAGGTTCCGCGGCACCAGCCGGCGAGCCGTCGTCGCGGGCCTGCTGATGGGGGCGGTGGGGTACGCCGCCCAGGCCGGCCTCTACTTCGGTGCGCTGACCCGCGTCGACGCCTCCCAGGTCGCGCTGGTGTTCTGCGTCTACCCGCTCCTGGTCATGGTGGCCGCGGTGCTGACGGGGCGCGAGCGGGCGTCGCGCACGCGAGGAGCCGCGCTGGCCGTCGCGCTGCTCGGGGTCGCGCTGGTGCTCGGCGGTGCGTCGGCGGACGGCTTCGACGCCGGCGGGGCGGCCCTCGCCCTCGGGTCGGCCGTCGTCTACTCGGTCTACATCCTCGTCGGCGACCGGGTGGCGGCCGCCGACCCGCTCGCCTTCGCCGCACTGGTGTGCTGTGGCGCCTTCGGCACCTTCGCCGTGTGGTCGGCGGCGCGCGGCGTCCCCGACCTGGCCTTCCCGGCCACGGGGTGGCTGTGGCTCCTCCTGATCGCCCTGGTCAGCACCGTCGCCGCGATCGTGCTGTTCTTCTTCGGCCTCGCCCGCGTCGGGCCGACGGTCGCCTCGATCCTCTCGATCGTCGAGCCCGTGGTCACGGTGACCGGCGCGGCGCTCGTCTTCGGCGAGTCCCTGTCCGTGCGGCAGGCGTGCGGTGGGCTGCTGGTCCTCGGGGCCGTCGCCATCGTGCAGTGGCCGCGTCCGCGCGCGGCGTCGCCGGCCGGCGGGGGACCGGGCCGGACGGCCGACCCGGTCCCGCGAGGCAGCGATGCAGTCAGCCCGCGGTGA
- a CDS encoding alpha/beta fold hydrolase translates to MTTDTFDRAPAEAIPDDQSVRNVVLVHGAFADGAGWRGVHERLTARGYRVSIVQNPLTSLAEDVAATRRVLDRQGGPTILVGHSWGGTVITEAGGHPDVVGLVYVSALAPDTGETTGQQYEGFAPTPEFVIDVGDDGYGFLRPDTFQAGFAHDVDDAQAAFLRDSQVPVNMSAFGAPVAHAAWRTKPSWAVIATEDRAFDQAMLQHMAARIGAEVTEVAASHAVFITQPDVVAGTIDEAARSAVTAG, encoded by the coding sequence ATGACCACCGACACCTTCGACCGCGCGCCCGCCGAAGCCATCCCCGACGACCAGTCCGTGCGCAACGTCGTGCTCGTGCACGGCGCCTTCGCCGACGGCGCGGGCTGGCGCGGCGTGCACGAGCGCCTCACCGCCCGCGGCTACCGGGTGAGCATCGTCCAGAACCCGCTCACCTCGCTCGCCGAGGACGTGGCGGCGACCCGGCGGGTCCTCGACCGGCAGGGCGGGCCGACCATCCTCGTCGGCCACTCCTGGGGCGGCACGGTGATCACCGAGGCGGGCGGCCACCCCGACGTGGTCGGCCTGGTCTACGTCTCCGCACTGGCCCCCGACACGGGCGAGACGACCGGCCAGCAGTACGAGGGCTTCGCCCCCACGCCGGAGTTCGTCATCGACGTCGGCGACGACGGCTACGGCTTCCTCCGTCCGGACACGTTCCAGGCCGGCTTCGCCCACGACGTCGACGACGCGCAGGCCGCCTTCCTGCGCGACTCGCAGGTGCCGGTCAACATGTCCGCGTTCGGCGCGCCCGTCGCCCACGCGGCCTGGCGCACCAAGCCGAGCTGGGCGGTCATCGCCACCGAGGACCGGGCGTTCGACCAGGCCATGCTCCAGCACATGGCGGCACGCATCGGGGCCGAGGTCACCGAGGTCGCGGCCAGCCACGCCGTCTTCATCACCCAGCCGGACGTCGTCGCCGGCACGATCGACGAAGCCGCACGCAGCGCGGTCACCGCGGGCTGA